The Arachis ipaensis cultivar K30076 chromosome B05, Araip1.1, whole genome shotgun sequence nucleotide sequence TATTCCTTTTTTGGAGAAATTTTCTTATCAAATTTGTAACCGTTTTGGATTTGTTAAATGCTTCCTAATCAATATCAAACATCAAAAGTTTAGCATTGCATTTTCTTATCTAAATCTACTAATATTTATACAAAATTAAAGCACTCCTCTAGTCCTCCAAAACGATGCCTTCTAAGTCTAGTTTATGCATAAAAGTCATAGTTACTAACTTTGAAGTAGAGGAGAATATCACTGGATTGCCTTAGAAATGACATTGATTGGTGCAATTTGGAATATGGCATATCATTTTCATAGTCTCAAAGTGTAGCCTATACATATCAAGTATATTTTCCCACTtgagattaataaaaaaattgactGAAAATGTGACAGACCTGATGATTAGGGTGTTTTGTTGCACCAAATTTATACAGCAAAAGTTGGCCAAGTGATAGCTCTAGAGTTTTTTTTGATATATTAGTTATTGTTGTTTCCACTTAGGTCAGTTTTGCTGATattttaaaaatcctaaaaacaaatATGCACTGCCTTCTATTTTTGTTGTTTGAAGACAATTGCTTTAGTACAAATTGCTCACAGAATGTGGATCTCCTCCATTCTTATCATGTCATTTATTTCCAATTTCAGGTAACTACTCTCAATCTTGCAATAGTTAGAGCACTGGCCCGAGGTAGTGTGATAACTATCTTATGCTTCTTCTTGTTTGTGCGTGCACAAGTTTATTTTTTTtccccgacaacagcgccaatgttccaAGGCGTATCTGAAACGGGCTGTAAGGTATTTTGGGCTTGAGAGTAAGAGGTCGGAGGTGGTGGTGAAGGTCTTGAATGGTCTCCTTCACGTCAGCTCTGAAAAGGTGGTGGGGGATACATGCAAAGGACTCCGATACTTAAATTAGCAAAAGTTTTAAGCAAGTTTGTATAAATTGGGATTGAGAAATATCGGAGTTTGATGGGGTATTTATAGAGGTTACTTTTGAATCTTCTCTCTTGTAGTAGTGGATGGTTTCTTACTCAATATTTGGGAAGTTACCCTCACGTAAAGGTGGTTACTGATATGTGGATATATCAGAAGTAGTGGAGTGACAAGCTATTACTTGCCACTCAAGTCGGGTCGGGCACGGGTCATGGTATCCGTGCCCCAAGTAGGTCGGATAGGTCAACCAGTGTAGCTCTTGGAATGATCTCTTTGGATCTGGATAGCTTCCATTGGGTCCAGCTACCTTTTGGTCATGGCTTTATTTGGGCCATGGTATGAACAGTATCTAACTTTTGTTTTAGGCTTTTATCCTATTATGTTCATGATAGAAGCATGATATACCTACAACTTAGTCAGTAATATTGAGATTTGGTCACTTGGTAATTATCTTTCTCGGCTTATCTTCTGTTTTTGTtagtgaaaaagaaagaaacatgtAAAACATATTTGAAACTTATCTCTATTTGTAAACAAATTTATGAGCTATATGCTGCACAGCCTGCACTGTAAGTAAATACATGTTGCAGCGGTTTTTCATCAATTTTTTCGCTACATGGTCGCTTCAAAAGTAGAAATgtcattataaaattatatttgtttcTTTTATGCAGAGGGCATACCTTCAATTGGAATGTCACCTTTCTCTTGTGGATGGTTTACCAAGGAGAAACATGTTAGTGAACTTGTTAATGATTATAGATTTCTTTTCTCTTCCTTTTCATATGAAGTTATTCGTCTATATTCATATTCAACATGTGCAGATATCTTCAGGTGATTTATCTTCAGTAGCTAAGGCAATCGAGTCAGGATTTACTCCTGTAAGATTGAATTCCTTAATCCATATCGTTTGAAGCTTTCAAAAATGTTTCTACCATTCTTCAACCTTTTCTACCATTCTTCAACTTTTCTTTGTCTTGTGTGAATgtttttaatattgttacttcTATTCATTTTAGTAGGAATGGAAGATGATAAACTAGGTGAGAAATCCTGAAATCATGGTTTATCAATGACAATCATGAATGATTTATGTATAGAAATATAAGAacactatatttttctttttcaatggaATACAAAAAGactttttcattctttctttataAAGTCATAATTTAAATTGGCATCGTCTTAATTTTCATCCTTACAGTCTTAAATTGAACTCTTACATTTTTTGCACAGAATGAGTATGTTAACTTTCAGTTTTACTTTGAAGGTTCTGATTCTGTAATTGTACTTTTATTCCTTTTTCTTCTCGTAACGTGGGGATTGTTGGTTGTGTAGGTTCTACATGGAGATGCTGTGTTTGATGATATTCAAGTAGTGACTCAATTCATTTTGCTTCATTGTTCATTTATCAATTACAGATACGAAATTTTTAATACTAACATGCTTTCAGGGATGCAGTATTTTGAGTGGAGATGTTATCATTAGTCATCTGGCAGCATACTCAAAGCCTAAATATGTTGTTTTCATGGTATCCATTATATGTTATATATAACCATATGTATCCTTGAATAGCTGGAAATACTAAATTCTTCCGAGCATAATAAGCAAAAAATTGTGATTAGAGTATTTGCAGtgacaaatatcatgagggtAATGGCTAAACTGTTTGTCTAACAAAAGTGTGTTAGTTCAAAAGCATGAGAATGACTGTGTTGGGTGAAATCCGAAGCAAAATGCACTTAACTACTAGCATGTATGCATATGTAAGATAGATTGCATGAATCAATATTCAATACTGCATTGGAGTCTTGGAGCAGCCCAtcacaatattattatatatctgAAATTTTATGAAACATTCATAAATGTTTTCATTCAAGTATGGATAAAAGACAGATGTATATGGCGTATATGATCGCCCACCAACAGAACCTGATGCAATGCTGTTAAAGGAAATCGGTGAGCACTTGTTACAAACTTGATATTCCATATGGGCGGATACCTTGGTGGTTGATTGTCTCATTGCCGATTTTTTCAACTATGACAGCTGTCGCTGAAGATGGAAGCTGGTCAGTCATAAATCCAAAGTTGCAGAACTCGGGTAAGCAGATTTTGTAAATCATTACTGAAAAACCTTAAGTAATGGTGACAAAATGCATGCACAATTTACAATTATATACTTATAatgttatattaaaaaaaaagattggtAGAGGCAAATGCCCTAGTTGTGGAAAATGGATATGTCCCTGGTTACCACTTATGACTAATGATCAATTCTAAGAATTTACGAAGTTCTTATGTTTACTTCTCTTTAAACCACTAATTTTACATGTATGTTTGGCGTTGATTATGTGAACTTAATTTTATTGGCTTGTTTCCCGCTGCAGTTGAGTTGACTGTTGCCGCTCATGATACAACTGGTGGAATGGAAACAAAGATATCTGAAGCTGCAATGATAGCAAAGCTTGGAATTGATGTCTACATTGTAAAAGTAAACTCCTtttcaaaatatataaataaaacttTGTTATTCTTATCATCGTTTTGTCTTATATCTTAGAGCTCGTAATGTTGAAACTGCAATATTTTCAGGCAGCAACCAGCCACTCATTAAGGGCTTTAAGTGGAGTTCTGAGAAGCAGCATTCCCAATGACTGGCTTGGGACAGTAGTTCGATCTTCAAGATAAGTCAATAAATCTGCCATAACACGAACTTTTGCTTCACTCCAAATCATCAAACGTGATTTAGTGATTTCTAGGGCTCCTCATGATTCTGAATAAGTTATATTCTAACATATGTCTTACAAAAACTACTCAATTCACTGCCTATATTTCAGTGATGTTCAGTATATTATACAAGCTGAGAACTGAGTCACCGatgatgttttatattttccatgTATTGACGTTATATTGTTCATCTTGCGCATCACTCAAACAGTTTAAACTAGAAGTATTGTTCTGACTTTTTTTACCCTTTGGATGCTTCTGAGATTACTTCAGGAGAATTTATGGATGTTTTGCAATTGTTTGTTCGAGCAACTTTCATTTTTGGTTCTTGATTTAGAACGTAGCTTAAAGTTGTCtggtttctatctttatttttggttaGAACAATACTAATATTGAGAACACTAATGTGTGTGTGTTAAGAACTCCTGTACATATAAAGTCACAAAGTAGACAACTAGACATTTCAAGAATGGTACACATTTTGGCATAAATTAGCACATAAAACCATATAAGTataattaaaaggaaaaagaaagattgCTATTTATAATCTTCTTTGCAACTTATGCTTTCCAGTTCCAGCATTAAAGTGACATGGAAGTATGGAA carries:
- the LOC107643569 gene encoding uncharacterized protein LOC107643569 isoform X1 — encoded protein: MDLEEQQTLPHSPFAQPIRCIVKLGGAAITCKNELEMINDEILHKVSEQLRQAMISSSQKPPGMDWSKRHRASEICCNPDEFKDHSVIDCSPFIVVHGAGSFGHFQASKSGVHKGQLNKPIVKGGFVATRISVTTLNLAIVRALAREGIPSIGMSPFSCGWFTKEKHISSGDLSSVAKAIESGFTPVLHGDAVFDDIQGCSILSGDVIISHLAAYSKPKYVVFMTDVYGVYDRPPTEPDAMLLKEIAVAEDGSWSVINPKLQNSVELTVAAHDTTGGMETKISEAAMIAKLGIDVYIVKAATSHSLRALSGVLRSSIPNDWLGTVVRSSR
- the LOC107643569 gene encoding uncharacterized protein LOC107643569 isoform X2, encoding MDLEEQQTLPHSPFAQPIRCIVKLGGAAITCKNELEMINDEILHKVSEQLRQAMISSSQKPPGMDWSKRHRASEICCNPDEFKDHSVIDCSPFIVVHGAEGIPSIGMSPFSCGWFTKEKHISSGDLSSVAKAIESGFTPVLHGDAVFDDIQGCSILSGDVIISHLAAYSKPKYVVFMTDVYGVYDRPPTEPDAMLLKEIAVAEDGSWSVINPKLQNSVELTVAAHDTTGGMETKISEAAMIAKLGIDVYIVKAATSHSLRALSGVLRSSIPNDWLGTVVRSSR